The sequence CTTCAGCGCCGGATCGCCGCTGAAAACTGGTCCGTCGCGCCGCTGTGCATCGTCAGCCAGGGGCGGGTCGCCATTGGCGACGAAGTCGGCGAACTGCTGGGCGCCAAGGCCGTCGTGGTGCTGATCGGCGAACGGCCGGGCCTGAGTTCGCCCGACAGCATGGGCCTGTACCTGACCTGGATGCCCCGCGTCGGATTGCTCGACGACAGCCGCAACTGCATTTCCAACGTGCGCCCTGCCGGCCTGCGCTACGAGGAAGCCGCCTACAAGCTGCATTATTTGTTGTCGCAGGCCCGCCAGCGGCAACTGACCGGCGTGGACCTCAAGGACGAAGCGCTGGCTGACCCGGAACGGCTCAGGGTCAGCGAGAAAAATTTCCTGCTCGACCATTCGCGCACGCCCGGCGCTTCCGGGTCGCAGGCTTGAGCGGCTTACAGCTTGGCGCTCACCCAGCCCAGCACGCTGTCTAGCGCCGCGTTCAGGTTCGACGCATCGGTGCCACCGGCCATCGCCATGTCGGCCTTGCCGCCGCCCTTGCCGCCGACCTGGCCGGCGACGAAGTTGACCAGTTCGCCCGCCTTGACCTTGCCAGTGCTGTCGCTGGTGACGCCGGCTGCGATCTGCACCTTGCTGCCATCGACAGCGGCCAGCACGATGACTGCCGTCTTCAGCTTGTCTTTCAGCTTGTCCATGGTCTCGCGCAGGGTCTTGGCGTCGGCGCCTTCGAGCCGCGCAGCCAGAACTTTGAGCCCCTTGACATCGACTGCCTGCAGCATCAGCTCATCGCCCTGCGAGGAGGCCAGCTTGCCCTTGAGCGCGGCGACTTCTTTTTCCAGCGCCTTGACCTGATCGAGCACCTGGCCGATGCGGTTTTGCAACTCGGACGGGCTGGCCTTGAGCGTGCCGGCCGCCGACTGCACGGTCGATTCGAGCGACTGCAGGTAAGCCAGCGCGTTCTGGCCGGTCACCGCTTCCACGCGGCGCACGCCCGAGGCCACGCCGCTCTCGGCCACGATCTTGAACAGGCCGATGTCGCCGGTGCGCCCGACGTGCGTGCCGCCGCACAGCTCCTTGCTCGAACCGATGCTCAGCACGCGCACGGAGTCTCCGTATTTTTCGCCGAACAGCATCATGGCGCCGGTCTTTTGCGCCGCTTCCATGTCCATTTCGCTGGCGTCGGTGGCGCTGTTGGCAAGGATTTCGGCATTCACGCGGGCTTCGACTTCGCGGATTTGCGCGTCGGTCATGGGCGCGTTGTGCGCAAAGTCAAACCGGGTGCGTTCGGCGTTGACCAGGCTGCCCTTTTGCTGGACATGCGCGCCCAGCACTTCGCGCAAGGCCTTGTGCATCAGATGGGTGGCGCTGTGGTTGCGCACGGTGGCGGCGCGAACTTCCTTGTTCACCCGCGCGCTGACATGGTCGCCCACGTTGAGCGTGCCCTCGGCCAGCGTGCCGTGGTGGCCGTACACGTCGGCCTTGATCTTGAGCGTGTCGCTGACCGCAAAGCGGGCCGAGCCGCTGATGAGTTCACCCTCGTCGCCGGCCTGGCCGCCGCTTTCGGCGTAGAACGGCGTCGTGTCGAGCACGATGACGCCGTTTTGACCGGCTTTCAGGGCTGCTGCGCTTACGCCGTCTGCATAGATTGCTATGATTTTTGATGTTTCTTCGAGGTGCTCGTAGCCGGTGAAGACGTTGCCGGTGCCGCTGTAGTCGAGGGCTCGGTCCATCTTGAACTTGCCGGCGGCGCGGGCCTGGGCTTTTTGCTGGTTCATGGCCACGGTAAAACCGGCTTCATCGACGCTCAGGCCGCGCTCGCGGCACACGTCGGCCGACAAGTCGAGCGGAAAGCCGTAGGTGTCGTGCAGCTTGAAGGCCACTTCGCCGGGCAGCACCTTGACGCCATCGGCCAGCGCGGCGTCCAGAATCTGCATGCCGGTTTCCAGCGTCTCGAAAAAGCGTTCTTCCTCGGCCTTGAGCACTTCGGTAATGCGCTGCGCATCAGCCGCCAGGCGTGGATAGGCGTCGCCCATCAACCCGGCCAGGTCAGCCACCAGCTTGTGGAAGAACGGCGTTTTCTTGCCGAGCAAATAGCCGTGGCGAATCGCGCGGCGGATGATGCGGCGCTGCACGTAGCCGCGCCCTTCATTCGACGGATTCACGCCGTCGCTCACCAGGAACGCGGTGGCGCGGATGTGGTCGGCGATCACGCGCAAGCTCTTGTGGCCCAGGTCGGCTTCGCCGGTTTCGCGCGAAGCGGCCTTGATCAGCGCATCGAAAATGTCGATTTCATAGTTGCTGTGCACATGCTGCAGAATGGCTGCCAGGCGCTCCAGCCCCATGCCGGTATCGACACAAGGCGCTGGCAGCGGCGTGACCGAGCCGTCTTCGGCCATGTTGAACTGCATGAACACGTTGTTCCAGATCTCGATGAAGCGGTCGCCGTCCTCGTCTGGGCTGCCGGGCGGGCCGCCGGGAATGTGGTCGCCGTGGTCGTAGAAGATTTCGCTGCACGGGCCGCACGGGCCGGTGTCGGCCATCATCCAGAAATTGTCGGACTTGTAGCGCCCGCCCTTGTTGTCGCCGATGCGGATGACGCGCTCGGGCGGCAGGCCGATTTCCTTGGTCCAGATGTCGTAGGCCTCGTCGTCCTCTTCATAGACGGTGGCCAGCAGGCGCTCGGCGGGCAGCTTATAGACTTCGGTCAGCAGCTCCCACGCCCATTTCAGCGACTCGCGCTTGAAGTAGTCGCCAAAGCTCCAGTTGCCCAGCATCTCGAAAAAAGTGTGGTGGCGGGCGGTGTAGCCGACATTTTCCAGGTCGTTGTGCTTGCCGCCGGCGCGCAGGCAGGCTTGCACCGACGTGGCGCGCACATACGGGCGCTTGTCAACGCCCAGGAACACGTCCTTGAACTGGACCATGCCGGAGTTGGTGAACATCAGCGTCGGGTCGTTGCCCGGAACCAGCGAGCTGGACGGCACGACGGTATGACCCTTGGCGGCGAAGAAATCGAGGAAGGTCTTGCGGATGTCGGCAACGGTGAAAACGGGTGTGCTCATGGGGGTGATCAACTCTCAGGAAAGGGCATGGAACGGTGTCTGGCAGCTGCGCGTGCAGGCAAGCCGATGATTTTAGGCGGCTTTGAGGGTGACGAGGAAACGCAGCAAGGCCTCGTCGTCGGACCAGGCGACATTGAAACGCAGCCACGGACTGGGCTCCAGATCGACCGAAAACAGGTGGCCCGGCCCCAGCAGAATGTCCTGCTCGGCCGCGTTGTAGGCCAGTTCGCCGGCATTTTGAATGGCCGGGTGGCGCGCCCACAGGAACATGCCGGCCTTGGGTTCGCAAAACAACTCGAAGCCAATCGCCAGCAACAGGCTGGCCAGGCGCCGCTGGCCCAGCGCCAGCCGGTCCCGCAGCGTCTTGATGTGCTTGCGCCAGCGGCCGTCCACCAGGGCGCCGTAGGCCAGGCGCTCGGTGAATTCGGACGAGGTCAGGCCGGAAATCATCTTCAGCCGCGCCAGGTCTTCCAGCAGTTCGGGATTGGCCGCCAGATAGCCGACGCGGATGTTGGGCGAGATGGTCTTGGAAAAGCTGCTGATGTAAATCACCCGCTTCAACTGGTCCAGGCTGGCCAGCGACGGCCGGGACTCGGGGTCGAGGTCGGCGTAAATATCGTTTTCCACCACCATGAAATCGTATTTTTCGGCCAACTGCAGCACCCGGTGCAGGTGCGACAGCACGGCGGTGGAGCCGGTCGGGCTTTGCAGGCGCGGCTGGGTAAAGAACACCTTGGGCCGGTGCTCGATGATGCGCGCTTCTAGCGTGTCCAGGTCGTAGCCGGTCGGTGTGCGCGGCGCGCCGATCAGCCGGGCGCCCAGGAACCGCAGCGAAAACAGCAAGTTGGCATAGCCGGGCTCATCGACCAGTACCGCATCGCCGGGCCGCACCAGCTGGCGCGCGGCCAGGTCCAGGCCCTGGCTGGAGCCCTGGGTCAGCAGCACCTGCTCGGCATTCACCACGACTTCGCGGCTTGCCAGCAGGTCGCGCACCACCTGGCGCAGCGGCGGGTAGCCCTTGGGCTCGCCATAGCCGCCCAGATCGACATCTTCGGCGGCCAGGTTGCGCAGGCTGCGCCGCATGCCTTCGGTGAACAGCCAGTCGCCGGGCAGCCAGCCGCAGCCCGGTTTGCAGCGCAGCGCGCGGTTTTCAAAAATGCGGCGCAAGTACCACATCGAGTCAAAACTGTATTGACCCGAAGCGCCCAGGGACAACGTGGCCTGGCTGGCGCGGCTGCGCACGAAAAACCCGGAATTCGCCTGCGACTGAAAGTAGCCCAGCGCCACCAGCCGGTCGTAGGCATCGACCACGGTATAGACGCTGACGCCGTGGGCATGGGCGAACTGGCGGATGGACGGCAGCTTGGCACCCGGGCGCAATGCACCATCATCGACCATCTGGCGAAATCCCCCGACGATCTGGGTGACCAGCGCAACACTTGACTGGAGATTGAGTACGAACATGAAAGAGCAGGCCCCAACAATGGGCAAAGGGTTTGTGTGTAGAGGTCGTGCTGGCAGCACAGTACACCCTGCAGCAGGGGTAATCTGTATATGGTAACGCCGGGCCGCAATCCTTAAAGTACAGGCATATGCTCGACAACCGTATGGCGAGCCCGGCCTTCCATCATCGAAAAAGGACTTCTCATGCACCGTGAACCCAACCTGACCAATGCCGCCCTGCTCGCCCGCCGCCAGGCAGCCATTCCGCGCGGCGTGGGCCACAGCCACGCCATTTTCATCGCCAAGGGCGAGAACGCGGAAATCTGGGACGTCGAAGGCCGCCGCTTCATTGATTTTGCCGGCGGCATTGCAGTTCTGAACACCGGCCACCGCCACCCGGCTGTCATCCAGGCCGTCAAGGAGCAGCTCGACAAGTACACCCACACCTGCTTTCAGGTGCTGGCCTACGAGCCCTACGTCGAGCTGGCCGAACGCATCAACGCCAAGGCGCCGGGCGACTTTGCCAAGAAAACGCTGTTTTTGACCACCGGCTCCGAGGCGGTCGAAAACGCCATCAAGATCGCCCGCGCCTCGACCCGGCGTTCGGGCGTGATCTGCTTTAGCGGCGGCTACCACGGCCGCACCCTGCTGACGCTGGCCATGACCGGCAAGGTCGTTCCCTACAAAGCGGGTTTCGGCCCCTTCCCGGCCGAAATATTTCATGCCACGTTCCCGAACGCGCTGCATGGCGTGACGGTCGATGATTCGATGGCCTCCATCGAAACGATTTTCAAGAACGACATCGAGCCCAGCCGCGTGGCGGCCATCATCATCGAGCCGGTGCAGGGCGAAGGCGGCTTCGTGGTGGCGCCGCCCGAGATGCTCCAGCGCCTGCGCGCCCTGTGCGATGCGCACGGCATCCTGATGATTTGCGACGAGGTGCAGACCGGCGCCGGACGCACCGGCACCTGGTTTGCCGTCGAGCAAAGCGGCGTGGCCCCCGACCTCATCACCATGGCCAAGTCGATGGCCGGCGGCTTCCCGATTTCGGCAGTCGTTGGCCGCGCCGAAGTCATGGACGCCGCAGCGCCGGGCGGACTGGGCGGCACCTACGCCGGCAGCCCGATTGCCTGCGCCGCCGCGCTGGCCGTGCTGGATGTGTTTGAAAAGGAAAACCTGCTTGAGCGCAGCCGCAACGTCGGCGAACGCCTGACCACGGCCCTCAAGGCCATGGCCGCACGCCACGCCTGCATTGGCGACGTGCGCGGCATGGGCGCCATGGTGGCCATCGAGTTGTTCAAGAACGGCGATGTGAAACAGCCCGATGCCGACCTGGCCAAGCGCATCACGGCCGAGGCGACGGCACGCGGCCTGATCCTGCTGACCTGCGGCACCTACGGCAACGTCATCCGCATCCTGGTGCCGCTGACCGCCAGCGACGCCGTGCTCGACGAAGGCCTGGGCATCATGGCCGACTGCTTTGACGCTGCCGCCTGATTGCCGCATGATGAACACGCTGTCCGCTTTTGCTTCAGCCTTCTTTTTGTCAGGCCCACACGAATGACAACCAATCCAATCCTGGTGAGCTTCTCCGGCGTCCAGAAAACCTATGACGGCATCAACCTCGTGGTGCGCGACCTGAACCTGGATATCCGGCAAGGCGAATTCTTGTCCCTGCTCGGTCCCTCGGGCTCGGGCAAGACCACCACATTGATGATGCTGGCCGGCTTCGAGTCGCCCACGGCGGGCGAGATCATGCTGGACGGCCGGCAGATCACCCGTACGCCGCCGCACAAGCGCAACTTCGGCATGGTGTTCCAGAACTACGCCTTGTTCCCGCACATGACGCTGGCCGAAAACATCGCCTATCCGCTCACGGTGCGCAAGCTGCCCAAGGCCGAACGTGAAGCCAAGGTGCTCAAGGCGCTGGACATGGTGCAGCTCGGCCGCATGGGCAGCCGCTACCCCGGCCAGCTCTCGGGCGGCCAGCAGCAGCGCGTGGCCCTGGCCCGGGCGCTGGTGTTCGACCCGCAGCTGGTGCTGATGGACGAGCCCCTGGGCGCGCTGGACAAGCAGCTGCGCGAGCACATGCAGATCGAACTCAAGGCGCTGCACCGCCGCCTGGGCGTGACCTTTGTCTATGTCACCCACGACCAGACCGAGGCGCTGACCATGTCCGACCGCGTCGCCGTGTTCAGCGACGGCGCGATCCAGCAGATCGATGTGGTGGACAGCCTGTATGAAACGCCGGCCAACCGCTTCGTCGCCGGCTTTGTCGGCGACAGCACGGTGTTGCAGGCCGAAGTGACGCGGCTGGACGGCGCGCATTGCGAGGTTCGCCTGCCCAGCGGCGTGCAGCTGCGCGGGCTGAATGTCAATGCCGCCGCTGTCGGCGATGCGGTGCAATGTGGCACCCGCCCGGAGCGGCTGAAAATTGCCGACGCGCCCGGCGCCAACACCTTCCAGAGCCAGGTGCTGGACGTGATTTACTTTGGCGACCATTTGCGCCTGCGCTGCGAAATGCCCGGCCAGCCTGACGCCACCATCAAGATGCCACTGGGCCACCACCAGTTGCCCGAGCCCGGCCAGACCATTCATGTGCATGCACCGGTTGAACACCTGCGTATTTACCGCTGACCGCTGCCTTTCCCTGATTCCCCTAGTTTTCTTCCCTTTAGCCAACGTCCCCACCAAAGGAATTTCCCATGAAACTCAAGCCCTTGATGATTGCCCTTGCAGCCGGTGTCTGCCTGCCGGTGCTGGCCCAAAGCCAGCTGACCGTGGTCAACTTTGGAGGCGCCAACGGGGCCGCCCAGAAAAAAGCCTATTTCGAAGCCTTTGAAAAATCAGGCGCCGGCAAGATCCTGCCGGTCGAATACAACGGCGAGCAGGCCAAGATCAAGGCCATGGTCGAAACCAAGAAAGTCACCTGGGATGTGGTCGAGGTCGAAAGCCCGGACGTGAACCGTGGCTGCGACGAAGGCTTGTTCGAGAAAATCGACTGGTCCAAGGTCGGCAACAAGGCCGACTTCCAGCCTGCGGCCGTGCATGAATGCGGCGTCGGCACCTTCATCTGGTCCACCGTCATGGCCTACAACGCCGACAAGCTCAAGACCGCGCCCGTCACCTGGGCCGATTTCTGGGACACCAAGAAATTCCCCGGCAAGCGCGGCATGCGCAAGGGCGCCCGCTACAACCTGGAATTCGCCCTCATGGCCGACGGCGTGAAGACCGCCGACGTGTACAAGGTACTGGCCACCAAGGACGGCGCGGACCGCGCCTTCAAGAAGATGACCGAACTCAAGTCCAGCATCCAGTTCTGGGAAGCCGGCGCGCAGCCGCCGCAGTTCCTGGTGGCCGGCGATGTCGCCATGACCACCGCCTACAACGGCCGCATCGACGCCGCCCAGCGCGAAGGCAAGAACCTGCAGATCACCTGGACCGGCGGCATCTACGACCTGGACTACTGGGTCATGCCCAAAGGCGGCGCGAACAAAGACCTGGCACTGAAGTTCATCAGCATGGCTTCCAGCCCCGATGCGCAGGCCGAGTACGCCCGCAACATCTCCTACGGCCCGACCAACAACAAGGCGCTGACCAAGCTCGACCCCAAGGTGCTGGCGCTGCTGCCAACCTCGCCGGCCAACAGCAAGGATGCCCTGCGGTTCAACATCACGTTCTGGGCCGACCAGGGTGAAGCGCTTGAAAAGCGTTTTGCAGCCTGGTCCGCACAGTAAAAGTCAAGCGTTAGATAAAGGACAAGTGCAATGAACGCAACGGCTTCCCTTCCCCTGATGCCATTGGTAGCCGATGGCACCACCGGACCGGCGCTGGCCGCCCAGCTGCGCCGGGTGGAGCGCCGCAAACGGCTGCGCGCCATTGCACTGACGCTTCCCTTGCTGATCTTCCTGGCGGTCACTTTCCTCGTGCCGCTGGGCGCCCTGCTGGTCAGGGCGGTTGAAAACCCGGAAGTCGCCAGCACCCTGAGCCGCACCGGCAAGGCGCTGGCCGGCTGGAACCGCGAAGCCGCGCCCCCGGACGCAGCCTATGCCGCGCTGCTGGCCGACCTGGCGGCGATTCCCGAAACGGCGCAGGCCGGCGTTCTGGCCCGGCGCCTGAACAGCGAAGTCAGCGGCGCCCGCTCGCTCATCATGGGCACCTACCGCGCGCTGCCGCTGGGCGCCAACCTGAGCCCGGCCGAGGCGAAGGAAAAACTGCTGGCCCAAGACGCAAGATGGGCCGAACTGCCCTACTGGTGGGCGATTGCCAAGAACAGTTCGCGCTGGACGCCCGACTACCTGCTGACCTCTGTCGATCTGAAACGCGATGCGCAGGGCCGCATCGTTCGCGTGGGCGCCGATGAAGCCGCCTTCAGCGACATCTTGCTGCGCACCTTTTCCATCAGCGCGGTGGTCACGCTGATGTGCATTTTGCTGGGCTATCCGCTGGCCTACTGGCTGTCCACCTTGAATGAACGCAAGGCCAACCTGATGATGATCCTGGTGCTGCTGCCGTTCTGGACTTCGGTGCTGGTGCGCATTGCCGCCTGGATCGTGCTGCTGCAGACCAACGGGCTGGTCAACCGCTTTTTGATGTTCACCGGCCTGACCGGCGAACCGGTGCCGCTGCTGTTCAACCGGCTGGGCGTCATCATTGCCATGATACATATTTTGCTGCCCTTCATGATTCTTCCGCTCTACAGCGTGATGAAATCGGTGCCGGGCAATTACGTGCGCGCCGCCGTGTCGCTGGGCAGCACGCCGCTGGCCGCATTTTTCCGGGTGTACGTTCCGCAAACCTATCCGGGCGTGGCCGCCGGCGGCCTGCTGGTGTTCATCACCTCGATTGGCTACTACGTCACGCCGGCCCTGCTGGGCGGCGCGGCTGACCAGATGCTGAGCTACTACGTGGCCCAGTACACCAACGTGGATGTCAACTGGGGCATGGCCTGCGCGCTGGGCTCGGTCTTGCTGACCACCACGCTGATCCTGTACGCGGTGTACCGCCGCTTTGCAAAAGCTGAACTGAGCCTGGGCTGAACACGACATGAAACTTTCTGCTGTTCCCATTTTTCCTGCCTACTACACCCCGGCCGACAAGCTCGGCTGGTACGGCCTGCGCGTGTTCTGCGGCGCGGTGCTGCTGTTCTTGCTGCTGCCCATCCTGGTCATCATCCCGCTGTCGTTCAGCAACTCGTCCTTTTTGTCCTACCCGATTCCGGGCTGGTCGCTGCGCTGGTACGAGGAACTGTTCGCCTCCAGCGACTGGGCGCGGGCCACGCGCAACAGCTTCATCGTGGCGCCGCTCGCCACGCTGATTGCGACGGCACTGGGCACGCTGGCCGCTGTCGGCCTGGCGCGGGTGCAGTTCTTCGGCAAGGGCCTGCTGACCAGCCTGCTGATCGCGCCCATGGTGGTGCCTATCGTGGTGGTGGGCGTCAGCACCTACTTGTTCTTTGCCAAAATCGGCCTGTCCGACTCCTACACCGGGCTGGTGCTGGTGCATGCCGCGCTGGGCGCGCCGTTTGTCGTCACCACCGTCATGGCGACGCTGCAAGGCTTCAACCAGAACCTGGTCAAGGCCAGCCTGAGCCTGGGCGCCGGGCCGCTGCAGACCTTTTTCCGGGTCACGCTGCCGGTGATTGCCCCCGGCGTGATCTCAGGCGCGCTGTTTGCCTTTGCCACTTCCTTTGATGAGGTGGTGGTCACCCTGTTCCTGGCCGGCCCGACGCAGACGACGCTGCCGCGCCAGATGTTCACCGGCATCCGGGAAAACATTTCCCCGACGATTGCCGCCGTGGCGACCCTGCTCATCCTGTTCACGGCACTGCTGATGATGACCATGGAATGGCTGCGCGGACGCGTCAAGAAGTAAACCTCAAGCCTCAAAAAACCCAGACTTCATGACGACCTTCAACCAACCCCTGGGCGGCAACGCCATGCCCCGCTTCGGCGGCTGGGCCAGCATGATGCGCCTGCCGATGTGCAGCGACGCCGCCGGCCTGAATGCCGCCTTCATCGGCGTGCCGCTGGACATCGGCACCAGCAACCGGCCCGGCGCACGCTTCGGCCCGCGCCAGATCCGCGCCGAGTCCAGCCTGATCCGCCCCTACAACATGGCCACCGGCGCCGCGCCTTTCGATGCCCTGCAAGTGGCCGACCTGGGCGACGTGCCCATCAACACCTACAACCTGCACAAGTCGGTCGAGATCATCGAGCAGCATTACCAGCCTGTCATCGACAGCGGCTGCATTCCGCTGACGCTGGGCGGCGACCACACCATCGTGCTGCCCATCCTGCGCGCCCTCTGCCGCCGGCACGGGCCGGTGGCGCTGGTGCATGTCGATGCCCATGCCGATGTGAATGACGACATGTTCGGCGAGCGCATCGCCCACGGCACGCCGTTTCGGCGCGCCGTCGAAGAAGGCCTGCTGCAGGGCAGCAAGGTCTGGCAGATCGGCCTGCGCGGCACCGGCTATGGCATGGATGATTTCGACTGGCCGCGCCAGCAGGGTTTCACCGTGGTGCAGGCACATGAGGTCTGGTACCAGTCGCTGGCGCCGCTGATGGCCCGTGTGCGCGAATCCATCGGCCAGGCGCCGTGCTACCTGAGCTTTGACATCGACGGCATCGACCCGGCCTTTGCGGGCGGCACCGGAACGCCTGAAATCGGCGGCTTGACGGTTCCGCAGGCGCTGGAAATCATTCGCGGCTGCCGGGGTTTGAGGCTGGTCGGCGCCGACCTGGTCGAGGTGTCCCCGCCCTACGATGCTTCCGGCAACACCGCCCTGCTGGGCGCCAACCTGCTGTATGAAATGCTGTGTGTATTGCCCGGCGTGCACTACCGCTAACATTTTCCCGGCTGCATCCATCCGCCTCGCGCTGTATGCTTTGAAATTGATTTTTTCGCCCCCCGGCTGCCTTTAAATGCGGCAGCCAGCTCTTCAGAAAGAACGCACATGGACATGAAAACTTCTCCCCTTTCGCTGCTCAACGACCCCAGCCTGCTCAAGACCGATGCCCTGATCAATGGCCAGTGGCTGGCGGGCGCGAGCCGGTTCGACGTGAGCGATCCGTCCAACGGCAACAAGCTCGCCGACGTGGCCAATCTCGGCCCTGCCGATGCCGAAGCGGCGATTGCCGCCGCCAACGCCGCCTGGCCCGCCTGGCGCGGCAAGACCGGCAAGGAGCGCAGCATCATCCTGCGCAAATGGTTTGACCTGTTGATGGCCAACCAGGAAGACCTGGCCCGCATCATGACCGCCGAGCAGGGCAAGCCGTTTGCCGAGGCCAAGGGCGAAGTCGCCTACGGCGCCAGCTTTGTCGAGTGGTTTGCCGAGGAAGCCAAGCGCGTCAACGGCGAAACCCTGCCGCAGTTCGACAACAACCGCCGCCTGATGGTGCTCAAGCAGCCCATCGGCGTGTGCGTGGCCATCACGCCCTGGAACTTTCCGCTGGCCATGATCACCCGCAAGGTGGCCCCGGCGCTGGCAGCGGGCTGCACGGTGGTCATCAAACCCGCCGAACTCACGCCCCTGACCGCGCTGGCAGCGGTCGAACTGGCGGTGCGCGCC comes from Polaromonas naphthalenivorans CJ2 and encodes:
- the speB gene encoding agmatinase, whose translation is MTTFNQPLGGNAMPRFGGWASMMRLPMCSDAAGLNAAFIGVPLDIGTSNRPGARFGPRQIRAESSLIRPYNMATGAAPFDALQVADLGDVPINTYNLHKSVEIIEQHYQPVIDSGCIPLTLGGDHTIVLPILRALCRRHGPVALVHVDAHADVNDDMFGERIAHGTPFRRAVEEGLLQGSKVWQIGLRGTGYGMDDFDWPRQQGFTVVQAHEVWYQSLAPLMARVRESIGQAPCYLSFDIDGIDPAFAGGTGTPEIGGLTVPQALEIIRGCRGLRLVGADLVEVSPPYDASGNTALLGANLLYEMLCVLPGVHYR
- a CDS encoding ABC transporter permease, with the translated sequence MNATASLPLMPLVADGTTGPALAAQLRRVERRKRLRAIALTLPLLIFLAVTFLVPLGALLVRAVENPEVASTLSRTGKALAGWNREAAPPDAAYAALLADLAAIPETAQAGVLARRLNSEVSGARSLIMGTYRALPLGANLSPAEAKEKLLAQDARWAELPYWWAIAKNSSRWTPDYLLTSVDLKRDAQGRIVRVGADEAAFSDILLRTFSISAVVTLMCILLGYPLAYWLSTLNERKANLMMILVLLPFWTSVLVRIAAWIVLLQTNGLVNRFLMFTGLTGEPVPLLFNRLGVIIAMIHILLPFMILPLYSVMKSVPGNYVRAAVSLGSTPLAAFFRVYVPQTYPGVAAGGLLVFITSIGYYVTPALLGGAADQMLSYYVAQYTNVDVNWGMACALGSVLLTTTLILYAVYRRFAKAELSLG
- a CDS encoding ABC transporter substrate-binding protein; this encodes MKLKPLMIALAAGVCLPVLAQSQLTVVNFGGANGAAQKKAYFEAFEKSGAGKILPVEYNGEQAKIKAMVETKKVTWDVVEVESPDVNRGCDEGLFEKIDWSKVGNKADFQPAAVHECGVGTFIWSTVMAYNADKLKTAPVTWADFWDTKKFPGKRGMRKGARYNLEFALMADGVKTADVYKVLATKDGADRAFKKMTELKSSIQFWEAGAQPPQFLVAGDVAMTTAYNGRIDAAQREGKNLQITWTGGIYDLDYWVMPKGGANKDLALKFISMASSPDAQAEYARNISYGPTNNKALTKLDPKVLALLPTSPANSKDALRFNITFWADQGEALEKRFAAWSAQ
- a CDS encoding aminotransferase-like domain-containing protein, encoding MFVLNLQSSVALVTQIVGGFRQMVDDGALRPGAKLPSIRQFAHAHGVSVYTVVDAYDRLVALGYFQSQANSGFFVRSRASQATLSLGASGQYSFDSMWYLRRIFENRALRCKPGCGWLPGDWLFTEGMRRSLRNLAAEDVDLGGYGEPKGYPPLRQVVRDLLASREVVVNAEQVLLTQGSSQGLDLAARQLVRPGDAVLVDEPGYANLLFSLRFLGARLIGAPRTPTGYDLDTLEARIIEHRPKVFFTQPRLQSPTGSTAVLSHLHRVLQLAEKYDFMVVENDIYADLDPESRPSLASLDQLKRVIYISSFSKTISPNIRVGYLAANPELLEDLARLKMISGLTSSEFTERLAYGALVDGRWRKHIKTLRDRLALGQRRLASLLLAIGFELFCEPKAGMFLWARHPAIQNAGELAYNAAEQDILLGPGHLFSVDLEPSPWLRFNVAWSDDEALLRFLVTLKAA
- the alaS gene encoding alanine--tRNA ligase, coding for MSTPVFTVADIRKTFLDFFAAKGHTVVPSSSLVPGNDPTLMFTNSGMVQFKDVFLGVDKRPYVRATSVQACLRAGGKHNDLENVGYTARHHTFFEMLGNWSFGDYFKRESLKWAWELLTEVYKLPAERLLATVYEEDDEAYDIWTKEIGLPPERVIRIGDNKGGRYKSDNFWMMADTGPCGPCSEIFYDHGDHIPGGPPGSPDEDGDRFIEIWNNVFMQFNMAEDGSVTPLPAPCVDTGMGLERLAAILQHVHSNYEIDIFDALIKAASRETGEADLGHKSLRVIADHIRATAFLVSDGVNPSNEGRGYVQRRIIRRAIRHGYLLGKKTPFFHKLVADLAGLMGDAYPRLAADAQRITEVLKAEEERFFETLETGMQILDAALADGVKVLPGEVAFKLHDTYGFPLDLSADVCRERGLSVDEAGFTVAMNQQKAQARAAGKFKMDRALDYSGTGNVFTGYEHLEETSKIIAIYADGVSAAALKAGQNGVIVLDTTPFYAESGGQAGDEGELISGSARFAVSDTLKIKADVYGHHGTLAEGTLNVGDHVSARVNKEVRAATVRNHSATHLMHKALREVLGAHVQQKGSLVNAERTRFDFAHNAPMTDAQIREVEARVNAEILANSATDASEMDMEAAQKTGAMMLFGEKYGDSVRVLSIGSSKELCGGTHVGRTGDIGLFKIVAESGVASGVRRVEAVTGQNALAYLQSLESTVQSAAGTLKASPSELQNRIGQVLDQVKALEKEVAALKGKLASSQGDELMLQAVDVKGLKVLAARLEGADAKTLRETMDKLKDKLKTAVIVLAAVDGSKVQIAAGVTSDSTGKVKAGELVNFVAGQVGGKGGGKADMAMAGGTDASNLNAALDSVLGWVSAKL
- a CDS encoding ABC transporter ATP-binding protein, coding for MTTNPILVSFSGVQKTYDGINLVVRDLNLDIRQGEFLSLLGPSGSGKTTTLMMLAGFESPTAGEIMLDGRQITRTPPHKRNFGMVFQNYALFPHMTLAENIAYPLTVRKLPKAEREAKVLKALDMVQLGRMGSRYPGQLSGGQQQRVALARALVFDPQLVLMDEPLGALDKQLREHMQIELKALHRRLGVTFVYVTHDQTEALTMSDRVAVFSDGAIQQIDVVDSLYETPANRFVAGFVGDSTVLQAEVTRLDGAHCEVRLPSGVQLRGLNVNAAAVGDAVQCGTRPERLKIADAPGANTFQSQVLDVIYFGDHLRLRCEMPGQPDATIKMPLGHHQLPEPGQTIHVHAPVEHLRIYR
- the gabT gene encoding 4-aminobutyrate--2-oxoglutarate transaminase; amino-acid sequence: MHREPNLTNAALLARRQAAIPRGVGHSHAIFIAKGENAEIWDVEGRRFIDFAGGIAVLNTGHRHPAVIQAVKEQLDKYTHTCFQVLAYEPYVELAERINAKAPGDFAKKTLFLTTGSEAVENAIKIARASTRRSGVICFSGGYHGRTLLTLAMTGKVVPYKAGFGPFPAEIFHATFPNALHGVTVDDSMASIETIFKNDIEPSRVAAIIIEPVQGEGGFVVAPPEMLQRLRALCDAHGILMICDEVQTGAGRTGTWFAVEQSGVAPDLITMAKSMAGGFPISAVVGRAEVMDAAAPGGLGGTYAGSPIACAAALAVLDVFEKENLLERSRNVGERLTTALKAMAARHACIGDVRGMGAMVAIELFKNGDVKQPDADLAKRITAEATARGLILLTCGTYGNVIRILVPLTASDAVLDEGLGIMADCFDAAA
- a CDS encoding ABC transporter permease, producing the protein MKLSAVPIFPAYYTPADKLGWYGLRVFCGAVLLFLLLPILVIIPLSFSNSSFLSYPIPGWSLRWYEELFASSDWARATRNSFIVAPLATLIATALGTLAAVGLARVQFFGKGLLTSLLIAPMVVPIVVVGVSTYLFFAKIGLSDSYTGLVLVHAALGAPFVVTTVMATLQGFNQNLVKASLSLGAGPLQTFFRVTLPVIAPGVISGALFAFATSFDEVVVTLFLAGPTQTTLPRQMFTGIRENISPTIAAVATLLILFTALLMMTMEWLRGRVKK